From a region of the Armatimonas rosea genome:
- a CDS encoding histidinol-phosphatase HisJ family protein produces MITFDYHSHNDRCGHAVGKLEDYVQQAVALGLTHFGMSDHGPAYWLEGDHAQPTIQMAVSELPSYVAEAVALKERYADQLALAVGIEADFIEGQEEALAGWLAAHPFDYVLGSVHYCLGKSVFDRRRWREQDPEAVFRDYYRQVVLAARSGLFDILSHLSVIDTYAPKIPERLADELYPPVAAAIAESGCIVELNTSCYRKQPSWDAPYPNPKLLTELIAHGVPLTFGSDCHAPQEIHFARERVEELLATFEISPKAQPNRVKRGQIMTFCVPPRRGG; encoded by the coding sequence GTGATTACCTTTGACTACCACAGCCACAACGACCGCTGTGGCCACGCGGTCGGGAAGCTGGAGGACTATGTCCAGCAGGCCGTGGCGCTGGGGCTGACCCACTTTGGCATGTCCGACCACGGTCCCGCCTACTGGCTGGAGGGCGACCATGCCCAGCCGACAATCCAGATGGCGGTCTCGGAGCTGCCGAGCTATGTTGCGGAGGCAGTGGCACTCAAAGAGCGCTACGCCGACCAGCTCGCGCTCGCCGTGGGGATCGAGGCGGACTTTATCGAGGGGCAGGAAGAGGCGCTCGCGGGCTGGCTAGCGGCGCACCCCTTTGACTATGTCTTAGGAAGCGTGCACTACTGCCTGGGCAAGAGTGTCTTCGACCGGCGGCGCTGGCGTGAGCAAGACCCGGAGGCGGTCTTCCGGGACTACTACCGCCAGGTGGTTCTCGCAGCACGCTCCGGGCTCTTTGATATTCTCTCGCACCTGAGTGTCATCGACACCTACGCCCCTAAGATCCCCGAGCGCCTCGCCGACGAGCTCTACCCCCCTGTGGCGGCGGCGATTGCGGAGTCGGGCTGCATTGTCGAGCTCAACACATCGTGCTACCGCAAACAACCGTCCTGGGACGCGCCGTACCCGAACCCAAAGCTCCTCACCGAGCTGATCGCCCACGGTGTCCCCCTCACCTTTGGCTCGGACTGCCACGCGCCACAGGAGATTCATTTTGCGCGTGAAAGGGTGGAGGAGCTCCTTGCAACGTTTGAAATTTCTCCGAAAGCGCAACCAAATCGGGTAAAACGTGGTCAGATCATGACGTTTTGTGTTCCCCCGCGTCGCGGGGGCTAG
- a CDS encoding TerC family protein has translation MENLTNFSWVTSPGAWIGLLTLIALEIVLGIDNIVFISILSGKLPPEQQAQGRKTGMTLAVIPRIVLLLFIPLVLSMKAALFHLPFKDPHTGAPGIGISLQDLVLIIGGIFLLGKAAHELHSKLEGDDHIEENPEERKSGSGKFAAVMVQIMLLNIVFSLDSIVTAIGMIPPSQVTVMILAVLVSTGIMALTVNPVSRFVEKHPGVKILALSFLLLIGFNLVIEGFHFEIPQGYVYFSMGFSVFVQVLNIRANSDKKNKAVELIEPKL, from the coding sequence TTGGAGAATCTGACGAATTTTAGCTGGGTGACAAGTCCGGGGGCCTGGATAGGGCTACTGACACTGATCGCACTGGAGATCGTGTTGGGGATCGACAACATTGTCTTTATCTCCATCCTCTCTGGGAAGCTTCCCCCTGAGCAGCAAGCACAGGGCCGCAAGACCGGCATGACCCTCGCGGTGATTCCTCGAATTGTTCTACTGCTCTTCATCCCACTGGTGCTGAGCATGAAGGCGGCGCTCTTCCACCTCCCCTTCAAGGACCCCCATACTGGTGCGCCGGGGATCGGAATCTCGCTGCAGGACCTGGTGCTGATTATCGGCGGGATCTTCCTCTTGGGGAAAGCGGCCCACGAGCTCCACAGTAAGCTGGAGGGCGACGATCATATCGAGGAGAACCCGGAGGAGCGCAAGAGTGGCAGTGGCAAGTTCGCTGCCGTGATGGTGCAGATCATGCTCCTCAACATTGTCTTCTCCCTCGACTCGATTGTCACCGCCATTGGCATGATCCCCCCCAGCCAGGTGACCGTGATGATCCTGGCGGTGCTGGTCTCCACAGGGATCATGGCCCTGACAGTCAACCCCGTGAGCCGCTTTGTCGAGAAGCACCCCGGTGTCAAGATCCTGGCGCTCTCGTTTCTCTTGCTGATCGGCTTTAACCTCGTGATTGAGGGCTTTCACTTCGAGATTCCTCAAGGGTATGTCTATTTCTCGATGGGTTTCTCGGTCTTTGTCCAGGTGCTCAATATCCGGGCGAACTCGGATAAGAAGAATAAGGCTGTTGAGCTTATCGAACCCAAGCTATAA